The Flammeovirgaceae bacterium genome contains a region encoding:
- a CDS encoding 4a-hydroxytetrahydrobiopterin dehydratase, with protein MWKEENNRLTKTFTFNNFTEAFGFMAKVAIEAEKMNHHPTWTNTWNRVSIELTTHDAGNTVTDKDRKLAAVIDKLSGQ; from the coding sequence ATGTGGAAAGAAGAAAACAACCGCCTTACAAAAACCTTTACGTTCAACAATTTTACCGAAGCATTTGGCTTTATGGCCAAAGTGGCTATTGAGGCTGAGAAAATGAACCACCACCCCACCTGGACGAACACCTGGAACCGCGTAAGTATTGAATTAACTACACACGATGCCGGCAACACCGTTACCGATAAAGACCGAAAGCTGGCCGCTGTTATCGATAAACTTTCGGGCCAGTAA
- the rsmI gene encoding 16S rRNA (cytidine(1402)-2'-O)-methyltransferase: METKTALFIVPTPIGNLGDITLRALEVLKLVDLILAEDTRTSGKLLKHYTIDKPLQSFHNFNEHKVVGALIKRLKEGEQMALISDAGTPGISDPGFLIVREALKAGIKIECLPGATAFVPALIKSGLPTDRFVFEGFLPHKKGRQTMLKKLATEERTMIFYESPHRLVKTLEQFVNTFGATRPASVSRELTKYYEETVNGTLKEIHNHFAGSEVKGELVIVVGGLS, translated from the coding sequence ATGGAAACAAAAACCGCACTGTTTATTGTGCCTACACCCATCGGTAACCTGGGCGATATTACCCTGCGTGCACTGGAGGTACTTAAATTGGTGGACCTAATCCTGGCTGAGGATACGCGCACCTCCGGGAAACTACTTAAACATTACACTATCGATAAACCACTGCAAAGCTTTCATAATTTTAACGAACACAAAGTTGTTGGCGCACTCATTAAGCGCTTGAAGGAGGGTGAACAGATGGCCCTCATCAGTGATGCAGGCACACCGGGCATTTCCGACCCCGGATTTTTAATTGTACGGGAGGCATTGAAGGCCGGCATAAAAATAGAATGCCTGCCGGGGGCAACGGCTTTTGTACCTGCCCTTATCAAATCAGGCTTGCCCACCGACCGGTTTGTATTTGAGGGGTTCCTCCCGCATAAAAAAGGCCGGCAAACAATGTTGAAAAAACTGGCCACCGAAGAACGAACCATGATTTTTTACGAATCGCCACACCGGCTGGTAAAAACCTTGGAACAGTTTGTTAATACCTTTGGTGCAACAAGACCGGCCTCTGTATCGCGTGAGCTTACCAAATATTACGAAGAAACTGTGAACGGAACTTTGAAAGAAATACATAATCACTTTGCCGGCTCAGAGGTAAAGGGTGAATTGGTTATTGTTGTGGGGGGGCTATCCTGA
- a CDS encoding inositol monophosphatase, which yields MNLEELKPEVIKICKEVGQFIREEAQAFDRSRIEFKHGFNNLVSYVDKEAEQKLVTQLKQLIPGSGFLAEEGTGSSAQNEYNWIIDPLDGTTNFMHGLPVFAISVGLAKHGKPVLGVVYEVNRDECFHATINSPAYCNNQPIRVSAVSQLNESLLATGFPYNYSDRKENYLHIIRLFLERTHGIRRLGSAAIDLAYVACGRFEGFFEYNLNAWDVAAGALIVQQAGGMVTDFSGGNNFLHGGEIIAAGEIHPKMLDLIRSQWFK from the coding sequence ATGAACCTGGAGGAACTAAAACCGGAAGTCATTAAAATTTGCAAAGAGGTTGGGCAATTCATTCGTGAAGAAGCCCAGGCCTTCGACCGATCGCGCATTGAGTTCAAGCACGGATTTAATAACCTGGTTTCGTATGTTGATAAAGAAGCAGAACAAAAACTTGTTACACAACTAAAGCAACTAATCCCTGGAAGCGGTTTCCTTGCAGAGGAAGGAACCGGTTCATCCGCTCAAAATGAATATAACTGGATTATTGACCCCCTTGACGGCACCACTAATTTTATGCATGGGCTTCCTGTATTTGCCATTAGCGTGGGGTTGGCCAAACACGGAAAGCCTGTTCTGGGTGTGGTGTACGAAGTAAACCGGGATGAGTGCTTCCACGCAACCATCAACAGCCCGGCTTATTGCAACAATCAACCCATCCGGGTTTCGGCAGTAAGCCAGTTAAACGAGAGCCTGCTGGCCACCGGCTTTCCATACAATTATTCGGATAGGAAAGAAAACTACCTGCATATCATCCGGCTTTTCCTGGAAAGAACACACGGTATCCGGAGGCTGGGCAGTGCTGCTATTGATTTGGCTTATGTTGCCTGTGGACGATTTGAAGGCTTTTTTGAATACAACCTCAATGCCTGGGACGTTGCGGCAGGTGCGCTTATTGTACAGCAAGCGGGCGGCATGGTGACCGATTTCAGTGGGGGCAATAATTTTTTGCATGGAGGCGAAATAATCGCGGCCGGAGAAATACATCCGAAAATGCTGGACCTTATACGGTCGCAGTGGTTCAAATAA
- a CDS encoding ABC transporter permease: MLKNYLKTAFRNLWRDKGSALINLSGLTLGITSSLILFLLIRHATSFDTFHSKRDRIYRVVTQTRGNNGNDHTPGVPAVLPEAFKTDFPEAEEVTFLSYRAGSLITVPQPSGEQKKYDEPRGVVFAQPNFFKIFDRKIIHGNAEAGLDEPNEVILSQRSALKYFNKEDAIDEVIKFENREYRVTAIMEDLPGNTDLPFDVMLSFATIKKESDEKGWNSIWSDEQCYILLKEGESPASIEARMPDFVKKHLGNGDFFERTHPLQPLAQIHFDDRYSNLNYNTVSKSVLLALSVIAVFLIVTACINFINLTTAEAIKRSKEVGIRKSLGGTRGQLIVQFLGETSLVTLAAVLLSLGIAQLALRFLNPFLDLNLTINPVGDVVLWVFLGSVFIIVSLLSGLYPSFIVSRFKPALAIKNLISNRNSSGYMLRRGLVVTQFFISQFFIIGTIVIIRQMDYFQSKDLGFQRDAIVSVPIPERESPGGADGVSKMRTLKNELQGFSGIEKVSLNSSPPASGNVSSTGFFFEGRQEEFVTQVKQADDSYFDLFQLKILAGEKLADGDTATGFVVNEKLVKMVGLTDPQDIIGKEITMWGRKKPVVGVVNDFHTMSLAQPLEPVIMFNRIRGYDCLSVKIASADFQSVIKKVQEKWEQAYPDHIFSYEFLDQQIKEFYDNERRMSVLLTIFTSMAIFIGCLGLLGLVTFMAAQKTKEIGVRKVLGASVESIVIKFSKEFIGLVLIGFILAAPLGWWVTRLYLDQFAYRIELGPSIFLMGIGVSLLIALVTVSYKSIKAATVNPVESLRYE, translated from the coding sequence ATGCTTAAAAATTACCTGAAAACTGCTTTCCGGAACCTGTGGCGCGATAAAGGCAGTGCACTCATTAACTTGTCGGGTCTTACGCTGGGAATTACCAGTTCGCTCATCCTCTTCCTGCTCATCCGCCACGCTACCAGTTTTGATACGTTTCATTCTAAGCGCGATCGCATTTACCGCGTAGTTACTCAAACCCGTGGCAACAACGGCAACGATCACACACCGGGGGTACCGGCTGTTTTGCCGGAGGCCTTTAAAACCGATTTCCCCGAAGCGGAGGAGGTTACTTTCTTGTCCTACCGGGCCGGCAGCCTGATTACCGTACCGCAGCCCAGCGGTGAACAGAAGAAGTATGATGAACCGCGCGGAGTCGTTTTTGCGCAGCCTAATTTCTTTAAAATTTTTGACCGAAAGATTATTCATGGTAATGCCGAAGCCGGACTTGATGAACCCAACGAAGTGATTTTGTCGCAACGGTCGGCCCTTAAATATTTCAACAAAGAGGATGCGATTGACGAGGTAATAAAATTTGAAAACCGCGAGTACCGCGTTACGGCTATCATGGAAGACCTTCCCGGTAATACTGATCTTCCATTTGATGTTATGCTTTCGTTTGCTACGATAAAAAAGGAATCGGACGAAAAAGGCTGGAACAGCATCTGGAGCGATGAACAATGTTACATCCTGCTAAAAGAGGGCGAATCGCCCGCAAGCATAGAGGCCCGTATGCCCGATTTTGTAAAAAAGCACCTGGGGAATGGTGATTTCTTTGAACGCACACACCCGCTTCAGCCGCTGGCTCAAATTCATTTTGATGACCGTTACTCTAACCTCAACTACAATACGGTATCAAAGTCTGTATTGCTGGCCCTGAGTGTTATTGCCGTATTTTTGATTGTTACGGCTTGCATTAACTTCATTAACCTTACAACAGCTGAGGCCATTAAACGTTCGAAAGAAGTAGGTATCCGAAAATCCCTTGGCGGAACGCGCGGGCAACTCATTGTGCAGTTTCTTGGCGAAACCAGTTTAGTTACGTTAGCAGCTGTATTGCTTTCGCTGGGCATAGCCCAATTGGCTTTGCGTTTTCTTAACCCTTTTCTCGATTTGAATCTTACCATTAACCCTGTTGGAGATGTTGTTTTATGGGTATTTCTTGGTTCTGTTTTTATTATTGTATCGCTGTTATCCGGCTTGTATCCTTCATTTATTGTTTCGAGGTTTAAGCCGGCACTCGCTATTAAAAATCTGATTAGCAATCGAAACTCCTCAGGATACATGTTACGCAGGGGGCTGGTGGTAACTCAATTTTTTATTTCCCAGTTCTTCATCATCGGCACCATCGTTATCATCCGCCAGATGGATTATTTTCAAAGTAAAGATTTGGGCTTTCAGAGAGACGCCATTGTTTCCGTACCGATACCGGAGCGCGAAAGCCCGGGTGGTGCTGATGGTGTGAGTAAAATGCGTACGCTGAAGAATGAGTTACAGGGCTTTTCAGGTATCGAAAAAGTCAGCCTGAACAGCTCACCACCGGCATCCGGAAACGTTTCATCTACCGGCTTTTTCTTCGAAGGACGCCAAGAGGAATTTGTTACACAAGTTAAACAAGCCGATGACAGTTACTTCGATTTATTTCAATTGAAGATACTGGCTGGCGAAAAGCTGGCTGATGGCGATACAGCCACGGGTTTCGTAGTGAATGAAAAGTTAGTAAAGATGGTTGGTTTAACTGACCCGCAGGATATCATTGGTAAAGAAATTACCATGTGGGGCCGAAAAAAGCCGGTGGTGGGCGTGGTAAATGATTTTCACACCATGTCGCTGGCGCAACCCCTTGAGCCGGTCATTATGTTTAACCGGATACGGGGGTACGACTGCCTTTCGGTTAAAATTGCTTCAGCCGATTTCCAATCAGTCATTAAAAAAGTGCAGGAAAAGTGGGAACAGGCCTACCCTGATCACATCTTCAGCTATGAGTTTTTGGATCAGCAAATAAAAGAGTTCTATGACAACGAGCGAAGAATGTCTGTGCTCCTTACCATCTTTACTTCAATGGCCATTTTCATCGGGTGCCTGGGCTTATTGGGGCTGGTAACGTTTATGGCTGCCCAAAAGACAAAAGAAATTGGCGTGCGAAAGGTGCTGGGGGCATCTGTGGAAAGCATTGTGATTAAATTTTCGAAAGAATTTATCGGGCTGGTGCTCATAGGTTTTATACTGGCAGCCCCGCTGGGCTGGTGGGTTACCCGGTTGTACCTTGACCAGTTTGCCTACCGGATTGAACTCGGCCCATCAATTTTTTTGATGGGGATAGGCGTTTCTCTTCTTATTGCCCTTGTTACGGTGAGTTACAAGTCCATTAAAGCGGCCACGGTTAACCCGGTGGAATCACTTCGTTACGAATAA
- a CDS encoding FeoB-associated Cys-rich membrane protein, whose translation MLQNIIILLLFLSAVIYLGLLVYRAFQAKSCATGCGKCAAIDVDKIAKELQSRQKF comes from the coding sequence GTGCTTCAGAATATAATTATACTACTCTTATTCCTGTCGGCTGTTATTTACCTGGGCCTGCTGGTTTACCGGGCCTTTCAGGCCAAGTCGTGCGCCACGGGTTGCGGCAAGTGTGCGGCAATTGATGTGGATAAAATCGCGAAAGAACTACAAAGCCGGCAGAAGTTCTGA
- a CDS encoding SPASM domain-containing protein has translation MFTGLQDALNLAGKLTARKSWNATQVLSGYYRSRITGKAVLSALPISVAIEPTTSCNLRCPECPSGLRSFTRPTGMLKDDLFKKVIDELAPTLSYLIFYFQGEPYLNPRFLDMVRYTADKGIYTATSTNAHYLDEALARTTVQSSLDRLIISIDGTSQDTYQQYRIGGNLDKVIEGTKNIIRMKKELKSKTPHVIFQFLVVRPNEHQIPEVYTLAKKLGVDQVLLKTAQIYDYTRGSDLLPVQEKYSRYKKNDDGTYTIKNNLDNHCWKMWHSCVITWDGKVVPCCFDKDANHVLGDLTQESFRQIWFGDKYRQFRSSLLQSRKEIEICRNCTEGTKVWA, from the coding sequence ATGTTTACAGGCTTACAGGATGCGCTGAATCTGGCGGGGAAATTAACCGCCCGAAAAAGCTGGAATGCCACTCAGGTGCTATCGGGTTATTATCGGTCGCGCATTACCGGCAAAGCTGTTCTCTCTGCATTGCCCATCAGTGTCGCTATTGAGCCAACAACCAGTTGCAACCTCCGCTGTCCCGAATGCCCCAGCGGGTTACGATCGTTTACCCGGCCCACCGGAATGTTAAAGGATGACCTGTTTAAAAAGGTTATTGATGAACTGGCGCCTACGCTTTCGTATCTCATCTTTTATTTCCAGGGCGAACCTTATCTGAATCCGCGCTTTCTTGACATGGTGCGCTATACCGCTGATAAGGGAATTTATACGGCCACGTCAACCAATGCGCATTACCTGGATGAAGCCCTGGCACGGACTACCGTGCAATCCAGCTTGGATCGATTGATCATTTCTATAGACGGAACATCGCAGGACACGTACCAGCAGTACCGTATCGGTGGTAATCTTGATAAGGTGATTGAGGGAACGAAAAATATTATCCGGATGAAGAAAGAACTAAAATCCAAAACTCCGCATGTAATTTTTCAGTTCCTGGTGGTGCGACCCAACGAACACCAAATTCCCGAAGTGTATACATTGGCAAAAAAACTGGGCGTTGATCAGGTCTTACTCAAAACAGCGCAGATTTATGATTATACCCGTGGTTCAGATTTACTACCCGTGCAGGAAAAATATTCGCGCTACAAAAAAAATGATGACGGAACCTACACAATAAAGAACAACCTCGATAACCATTGCTGGAAAATGTGGCACAGTTGCGTAATTACCTGGGACGGCAAAGTGGTACCCTGTTGTTTCGATAAAGACGCTAATCATGTGCTTGGTGATCTGACGCAGGAGTCGTTCCGGCAAATCTGGTTTGGTGATAAATACCGGCAGTTCAGAAGTTCCTTACTCCAGTCAAGAAAGGAAATTGAAATCTGTAGGAACTGTACGGAGGGTACAAAGGTATGGGCCTGA
- a CDS encoding DUF4105 domain-containing protein, whose protein sequence is MRKFFLLLISLVSLSAGAQITLSERATISVITCGPGQNELYSAFGHSAFRVNDPGNGFDYAFNYGVFDFNQPNFYLNFARGHNYYKLAVQDYKRFEYFYIYYNRYVHEQVLNLTAWQKQRLFDYLQWNAQPENQSYLYDYFYDNCATKLPEIVTKVFGDSVTFNDSHITTRYSIRQLTDLYLQWQPWGDLGIDICLGLPMDKRATPFEYMFLPDFVEAGFDNATINGQPLVKQKIIVYEAQSENLSNGLFTPRNVFTALAVLIMALSVWDYRRKKPLNWLDAMLFGITGLIGLLLLLLWTATDHKAAANNLNMLWALPTHLLAAFALFKPRKWVRIYFLITVILNGLLITFWWWLPQQLHYALIPLVLALAARAFVRYRFELPMGA, encoded by the coding sequence ATGAGAAAATTTTTCTTACTTCTTATCAGCCTGGTCAGCCTGTCAGCGGGCGCTCAGATTACCTTGTCCGAACGAGCAACCATCTCGGTAATTACCTGCGGACCGGGCCAGAATGAATTATACTCGGCCTTTGGCCATAGCGCTTTCCGTGTAAATGATCCGGGAAATGGTTTTGATTACGCCTTTAATTACGGGGTTTTTGATTTCAATCAGCCTAACTTCTACCTCAACTTTGCCCGCGGACATAATTATTACAAACTGGCCGTGCAGGATTATAAGCGGTTTGAGTATTTCTACATATACTACAACCGGTATGTGCACGAACAAGTGCTTAACCTTACCGCCTGGCAAAAGCAACGGCTGTTCGATTACCTGCAATGGAATGCGCAACCTGAAAATCAGAGCTACCTGTACGATTACTTTTACGACAACTGCGCCACCAAACTACCCGAAATTGTAACCAAGGTTTTTGGCGACTCCGTAACGTTTAATGATTCCCACATCACTACAAGGTACTCTATCCGCCAACTCACCGATCTGTATTTACAATGGCAGCCGTGGGGTGATTTAGGCATTGACATTTGCCTTGGCCTGCCCATGGACAAACGGGCAACCCCCTTCGAGTACATGTTTCTGCCCGATTTTGTGGAAGCCGGTTTCGATAATGCCACGATAAACGGCCAGCCACTGGTAAAGCAAAAAATTATAGTGTACGAGGCACAATCCGAAAATCTTAGTAACGGCCTGTTCACGCCTCGTAACGTTTTCACAGCGCTTGCCGTGCTAATCATGGCCCTATCGGTTTGGGATTACAGGAGAAAGAAACCTTTAAACTGGTTAGATGCCATGCTGTTTGGGATAACCGGTCTCATCGGCTTGTTGCTGCTATTGCTCTGGACAGCCACTGATCATAAGGCTGCAGCCAATAACCTGAACATGCTGTGGGCTTTGCCGACACATTTATTAGCAGCCTTTGCGTTATTCAAACCCCGCAAATGGGTAAGAATTTATTTCCTGATTACGGTTATTCTCAACGGATTGCTGATTACGTTTTGGTGGTGGCTTCCGCAACAGTTGCATTACGCGTTAATTCCGTTGGTGCTTGCACTGGCTGCACGTGCCTTTGTTCGCTACCGTTTTGAATTGCCAATGGGAGCTTAA
- a CDS encoding HAMP domain-containing histidine kinase: MKALSILLPKNWSRYSRQFSEDSEAYYKYKRVILLSQFTLFGAVIGILHALEDLVDGLVFMPVMDAIMAVFIFVAYLLNENEFHKTARIFLLTFLNIYFFVYCSLVPKELGIYFYYFAWIGLASVIFEPTENLLRIFFVAASIGLILLLHLTDFSLFGDFNIQVVDVERSFLINLISSIIVLVFFIVFMARTNDLSEERLVMLAREVQEKNARLQKTNDELDRFVYSASHDLRAPLMSIKGLINLAQFESKDGVIQQYLAMMVDRTDKLDDFIHDIIDYARNARTGIVYEPVDLDGLVNDIFENHRFAESAQGICFEKKIALDKPVYTDKRRLSIVLNNLLSNAIKYHRKTSDALVKVAAQIEDTDLKIEVSDNGQGIPADRLGKIFDMFYRGTEQSKGSGLGLYIVKETVEKMGGVIRVTSEFERGSSFIIKLPLAIQNGSEQRHVQPVQAPTELTRNATVAEATTKT; encoded by the coding sequence ATGAAAGCATTGTCGATTTTATTGCCGAAAAACTGGTCGCGGTACAGCCGGCAATTTTCAGAAGACAGCGAGGCCTATTACAAATACAAGCGCGTTATTTTGCTTTCGCAGTTTACCCTGTTTGGTGCGGTTATCGGTATTCTGCATGCCCTCGAAGATTTAGTGGATGGCCTGGTGTTCATGCCCGTGATGGACGCCATTATGGCTGTGTTTATTTTTGTTGCCTACCTGCTGAATGAAAATGAGTTCCATAAAACAGCCCGCATCTTTCTTCTGACGTTTTTGAATATTTACTTTTTTGTTTACTGCTCGCTGGTTCCGAAAGAATTGGGCATTTATTTCTATTACTTTGCCTGGATTGGGTTGGCCAGCGTAATTTTTGAGCCGACCGAAAACCTGCTGCGAATATTTTTTGTTGCAGCGTCAATTGGATTAATTCTTCTGTTACATCTGACCGACTTTAGCCTGTTTGGTGATTTCAATATTCAGGTGGTGGATGTTGAACGATCGTTCTTAATCAATCTCATCAGCAGTATTATTGTACTGGTATTCTTTATTGTGTTTATGGCCCGCACCAATGACCTCTCAGAAGAACGATTGGTCATGCTTGCCCGTGAAGTGCAGGAAAAAAACGCACGCCTCCAGAAAACCAACGATGAACTCGATCGGTTTGTGTATAGTGCCTCACACGATTTACGGGCTCCGTTAATGTCTATAAAGGGTTTAATTAACCTGGCCCAGTTTGAGTCTAAAGACGGAGTTATTCAACAATACCTGGCCATGATGGTAGACCGGACCGATAAACTGGATGATTTTATCCATGATATTATTGATTATGCACGCAATGCCCGTACGGGAATCGTTTATGAACCTGTTGATCTTGACGGGTTGGTAAATGATATTTTCGAAAATCACCGGTTTGCAGAATCCGCTCAGGGGATTTGTTTCGAGAAGAAGATTGCGCTGGATAAACCTGTTTATACGGATAAACGGAGGCTCTCCATTGTACTGAACAACCTGCTCTCTAACGCAATTAAGTATCACCGTAAAACTTCTGATGCGTTGGTTAAAGTGGCAGCCCAAATTGAAGATACTGACTTGAAAATTGAGGTGTCGGATAATGGTCAGGGCATTCCGGCAGACCGGCTTGGTAAAATTTTCGACATGTTCTACCGGGGTACGGAACAATCAAAAGGTTCCGGCCTCGGACTGTATATCGTTAAAGAAACCGTAGAGAAAATGGGCGGTGTTATACGTGTTACTTCTGAATTTGAGCGGGGGTCATCGTTTATCATTAAGCTCCCATTGGCAATTCAAAACGGTAGCGAACAAAGGCACGTGCAGCCAGTGCAAGCACCAACGGAATTAACGCGTAATGCAACTGTTGCGGAAGCCACCACCAAAACGTAA
- the lpdA gene encoding dihydrolipoyl dehydrogenase — MDYKVVVIGSGPGGYVAAIRCAQLGFKTAIVEKYPTLGGTCLNVGCIPSKALLDSSEHFYNAGHTFEEHGIEISKPKANLAQMIKRKAGVVKANVDGIAFLMKKNKIDVFTGVGSFVDKNTIQITSSDSKQKTITTEKVIIATGSKPTPLPFAPFDKKRIISSTEALELKEIPKHLIVIGGGVIGMELGSVYARIGAKVSVVEFLDNLIPTMDGSLGKELQKVAKKLGMDIYLGHKVTAVENKGKEVVVKAEDKTGKQLELKGDYCLVSIGRRPYTEGLGLEKVGIETVKGQIPVDDHLKTKVDTIYAIGDVVRGAMLAHKAEEEGILVAEQLAGQKPHINYNLIPGVVYTWPEVASVGQTEEQLKQSGRAYKVGNFPYKALGRARASMDTDGFVKILADKTTDEILGVHIIGARAADMIAAGVVAMEYRASAEDVARMSHAHPTYMEAVKEACLAATASRPIHM; from the coding sequence ATGGATTATAAAGTTGTTGTTATTGGTTCTGGTCCCGGTGGGTATGTGGCAGCTATCCGCTGTGCACAGCTCGGTTTTAAAACAGCCATCGTTGAAAAGTATCCCACCCTGGGAGGAACTTGTCTGAATGTGGGGTGCATACCATCAAAGGCGTTGCTCGATTCATCCGAACATTTTTACAATGCCGGCCATACGTTTGAAGAGCACGGCATCGAAATCTCAAAACCAAAGGCCAACCTCGCCCAGATGATTAAACGCAAGGCGGGTGTGGTAAAAGCGAATGTGGATGGTATCGCTTTCCTGATGAAGAAAAACAAGATTGATGTTTTTACCGGTGTCGGTTCGTTTGTGGATAAGAATACAATTCAAATCACCTCCTCTGATAGTAAACAAAAGACCATCACTACTGAAAAAGTGATTATTGCTACCGGTTCAAAGCCAACACCGCTTCCGTTTGCCCCGTTTGATAAAAAGCGAATCATATCCAGTACCGAAGCGCTTGAATTAAAAGAAATACCCAAGCACCTGATCGTCATTGGCGGAGGTGTAATCGGTATGGAACTCGGTTCGGTATATGCCCGCATCGGTGCAAAAGTTAGTGTTGTTGAATTTCTCGACAACTTAATACCCACCATGGATGGATCGCTTGGAAAAGAGTTGCAAAAGGTGGCGAAGAAACTGGGTATGGATATTTACCTGGGCCATAAGGTTACCGCAGTTGAAAACAAGGGTAAGGAAGTAGTGGTGAAAGCCGAAGACAAAACCGGTAAACAACTTGAACTGAAGGGCGATTATTGTCTGGTGAGTATCGGCCGCAGGCCCTATACCGAAGGCCTTGGTTTGGAGAAAGTTGGAATTGAAACGGTGAAGGGACAGATACCCGTTGATGATCACCTGAAAACGAAGGTTGATACTATTTATGCCATAGGCGATGTGGTTCGCGGGGCCATGCTGGCACACAAAGCCGAAGAGGAAGGAATACTGGTAGCCGAGCAACTGGCCGGGCAAAAGCCGCACATTAATTACAACCTGATACCCGGTGTGGTGTATACCTGGCCCGAAGTGGCCAGTGTGGGCCAAACCGAGGAGCAACTCAAGCAATCGGGCAGGGCCTATAAAGTGGGCAACTTTCCGTACAAGGCGCTTGGGCGTGCGCGGGCCTCGATGGATACGGATGGCTTTGTTAAAATTCTGGCCGATAAAACCACCGATGAAATACTGGGCGTACACATTATTGGTGCCCGTGCGGCCGATATGATTGCGGCCGGAGTGGTGGCCATGGAGTACCGGGCCTCGGCTGAGGATGTTGCGCGCATGTCGCATGCGCACCCCACCTATATGGAAGCCGTGAAGGAGGCCTGTCTGGCAGCCACGGCCAGCCGGCCGATTCACATGTAA